The sequence GCCAGAGTTGAGGCCTTAAGCGACGATTTATAGCAAGCCTCTTCCGAACGGATTAAATGATGCATCTCAAAAGGAACCTCCTCGCCATACTTATCTTTGTAAGCCCTTAAATTGGCCTGTATCGTATCTTCGTCTTCGCAATGCGTAGCAATTAAAGTGGGTGCTTTGGCAAAAATGGCCGACAGTGTTGCTTCGTTATCTACCAACATGTTACCTGTGGATGATCCCATAAAAACCTTTATACCACAAACTTTTTTAGGATCAGTCTTTAATAGTTCGTTCAGATTATCGTTGGTAGCACCGATATAAAAGGAGTAATTGGCCAGCGATTTCTCCGAGGCCAGCTTGTATTTTCTCTCCAGCACCTCATGCGTGGTAGCCTGCGGAATGGTGTTGGGCATCTCCATAAAGGATGTAATCCCCCCGGCTACAGCGGCTCGTGCCTCGGTATATATATCAGCTTTGTGTGTCAGTCCGGGCTCACGAAAATGCACCTGATCGTCAATAATGCCTGGAAACAACAATTTACCTTTGCCATCAATACGCATGTTCGCTTCGGGCAAAGCATCCCCCTCTCCATAAACTTCTTTAATTCTATCGCCCTCAATCAACACGCTGCCCACAAATAATTTACCTTCGTTAACTATGCTTATATTCTCAATCAATAACAAACCCATAACTTAAAAAATAATTACAATTAATAAATGTACAATTTCTGGTTCTTGCCACAGTGCAATAACCGTCTGTACCCCCCCCTCAATATCACCCTGCGTCACACCCAAAACGCACGGAGTGTGCTTTTTCATCATCCTTTCTATTGAGGGCACGGGGCATCTATTATTTCCCTCCATTTGGAGCAAGCCGGGCGGGCTTCTCATACTTCTTAAACCAACTGCCCACCTTCATTTTTATCACGCCCCACACGGCCTCATTAAAAATTCCGCCACTCATTTTCGACGTCCCTTTTTGTCGGTCAGTAAAAACAATAGGTACTTCTACAATTTCAAAACCATATTTCCAGGTCGTAAACTTCATTTCTATCTGAAAAGCATAACCTCTCAGCTTAATCTTATCCAACGGAATGGTCTCCAAAGTGTTACGTCGATAGCATTTAAACCCCGCTGTGGTATCCATAATTTTCATGCCCGTAACCATGCGTACATATACCGAAGCAAAGTACGACATTAACACCCTCCCCATAGGCCAGTTCACCACGTTAACTCCCGATTTATATCGCGAACCAATAGCCAAATCGGCCCCATTTTTACAAGCATCGTATAAGGCAAGCAGTTTTTCTGGGGGATGCGAGAAGTCAGCATCCATCTCAAAAATAAATTCGTATTTTCTCTCTATCCCCCATTTAAAGCCAGTCAGGTAGGCCGTCCCCAAACCAAGCTTTCCTTTGCGTTCCAAAATATGAAGGCTACCCTCATATTTTTCCTTTTGAAGTCTTTTCACAATAGCTGCAGTACCATCCGGCGAATTATCTTCTATAATCAGCACATGAAATTCTTTGGGTAAATTGAACACTACGCCCAAAATATCCTCGATATTTTCTTTTTCG comes from Saccharicrinis carchari and encodes:
- a CDS encoding dihydroorotase, which codes for MGLLLIENISIVNEGKLFVGSVLIEGDRIKEVYGEGDALPEANMRIDGKGKLLFPGIIDDQVHFREPGLTHKADIYTEARAAVAGGITSFMEMPNTIPQATTHEVLERKYKLASEKSLANYSFYIGATNDNLNELLKTDPKKVCGIKVFMGSSTGNMLVDNEATLSAIFAKAPTLIATHCEDEDTIQANLRAYKDKYGEEVPFEMHHLIRSEEACYKSSLKASTLARKHGARLHILHLTTAKELALLDKDMPIEDKKITGEACVHHLWFTNEDYKNYGANIKWNPAIKTRKDRDALREALKNGTLDVVATDHAPHTKEEKKGSYFKAPSGGPLVQHALVAMLEMVNQGVFTYEQVADKMCHAPAKLFRVKERGFIRKGYKADLVIVDPNKKWTVSTDNIFSKCAWSPFEQQAFAHAVSHTFVNGHLAYNNGVFNENKKGERLIFA
- a CDS encoding polyprenol monophosphomannose synthase; its protein translation is MSDSLVIIPTYNEKENIEDILGVVFNLPKEFHVLIIEDNSPDGTAAIVKRLQKEKYEGSLHILERKGKLGLGTAYLTGFKWGIERKYEFIFEMDADFSHPPEKLLALYDACKNGADLAIGSRYKSGVNVVNWPMGRVLMSYFASVYVRMVTGMKIMDTTAGFKCYRRNTLETIPLDKIKLRGYAFQIEMKFTTWKYGFEIVEVPIVFTDRQKGTSKMSGGIFNEAVWGVIKMKVGSWFKKYEKPARLAPNGGK